ATGTCAAACACATGACTGAACTGGACGCTGGCAGCCGTCGTCGGTTCATCAGGTTCTAACGGGCATTCTGGTAGCCGAGATCTGTAATCACGAAAACGCCATATCTAAAGCACCTTTCGCAGTATCAACGTCAAACAGGTCGGAGCCATAAAACGTCGATAGGGGAAGTTCTCTCCCATCTTTGTCGTGGTTTTCCAACCAGTACTCGGCCAATCGAACGAAGTCAACTGACCGAATCAGCCGAATATCGATCCCACCGACCAGTTTCTCGAGTTGATTCGCATTGGTCAGGGCAGTCTCGGTGAAATCTGGAGCGATAATGACGAACCACTTGACCTGATGTTGCTGGTTTTTCGTATCGATGTAATTTTTGATCGTACTTTGCGTATTGGCTCCGAGTTTGAACTTGCCAGAGCGACGTTTATTATCCCAGAGGAGCCATTCTCCGTCCTGTTCTATCTCGCCATCGGCGACGCTCCCACTTGCTTGCTGCCCCAAGAGATTCGTTCCGTCGAGATTGAAGACTTCGCGGAAGATCTCTGCCGTAGCCTCTTCGAAGAGCACCTCGAGTTTCTTCGATTGGTCGGCCTCGTCGACGGTTTCCTGTAATTGAGGTGGAATGAGCTGGATGTTTCCATCTGAAATGTCCTCGAAGCAGTTGAGATACAGCTCCGCATCGACTTCGTCTTCGACTAGATCAGTCTGGGACTGCTCGAAGTACTCGATCGTCTGCTGGATCATCTCACCAGTTCGACGTTTGTGGGCGTCGAGACCGTACTGATCGACGATCTCTTTGAGTTCGTTCTTAGTGAGCATCGACTCGAGGAGTTCACTCGGGTATACGCCTGCATTGACGAGGCTCTCCCGTCGAAGGTCGTTTCGCCCCTTGGTGGCAGAAGTGACGCCGAAGTGTGCCCGAGCGTCGACGAGTCTGGATTGGTCATCGAAGTAATCCAGCGTCTCCAGCATCGTCAGGAAGCTCTCCTCGGACATTTCGTAGTACAGCCATTCACGGATGAAGTCGACGTACTCTTCGGGGATTCCCACAACGTCACCGTGTTTGGGATCGACGACTTCGTAGACGATTGCCTGTTCTTGCAGCGACCAGAGCCCCTTCTCGATCGTGTCAATAGCGTGTTCGGGTTTTTCCGACCGAGAGACCTTCGGGAAGCGGTCGATTGCCGCCAGTCGTTTGAAGAAGTCCATCCACGTGTAGTAGTTATGTTTCTGTGACTGGTCCTCGTTGTGGAGTTCAAAGTAGCTGTAAACCATATGCAACTCCGAATCGTCAACGTCGGAGCCGTAATCAACGGCAGCTTTCGCTAAGTGGAGTAGGTCGTCAGAGAAATCTTCTTCAACGTACTCATCGACGAGCCGACGTTGCCACGTCTGGACGCTCTCGAGTAGAGCCGTCTTGTCCATTTTATAACCACGCTGCTGGATCAATGTGCGAAGCAGGCCGTATCGGATAACGAGTGCCTGGTACGGTGAGTCGTTAATCGAACCCAGTCGTGGCGGCTCGAAATCGTTGAGTTCCAAGGCAAGGCGTTCCTCGTCGGCGAGTGCCGGTGCATACGTTTCGAGGTATTTCTCTCGGTCCTCGAATCCCTCGTGTTTGAACGACTCCGGGTCGAAGGCCTCTGTTTTGACTTTCGTATCATCCTTCAAGAATCGTTTTCGTTCGTGACTTTCCCATTCTTCGTCAATTAAATCCTTAATTTTCATTTTGATATGTTGCGAGTGTTGCAGGTAAGTGTAATAAAGATACTGGCAGTTTCAGCCGTGGCCACCATTTGATCGAATGTACGACTCAACCAACATACCTTCAAACGACGGTCAATGCCGCCCCTACCCCTCGAGGCCCGCTCGAGGCCGCGCAACAACCCAGCGGCGAAGAAGGGACCGTCGCCACGAGGGAAGCCAACAGGTGGGGACTCGAGAACGGAGCCGACCGTCGAACCTAACCCACCGTGAACGAAACGAGCGGACATGGAGGTGAGCCTTCGCGCCGACGGCTGGACGACCCACGGGGACGTGGCGGTCCGCGGCTGGGCGTTCGATTTCGTGATCTCGATCGGTGAGTTCTCCTCGACGGTGATCCTCGCGACCGGCACGGACCAGTACACGATGCCGGTGGCGATCGAACGCTTCATGAACCGACAGCTCGGACCGGCGACCGCGATGGGCGTCGTCCTGCTCGTGGTCACGAGCGTCAGTTTCGTCGTCATCGACCGGCTCGGGGGTGAGAGCTTTGGGATCTGATCGTCCGCCGATCGAGATGACCGTCGAGAGCGAGCGAGCTGACGCGCCGGTCGCCCTCGAGCTCGAGGGCGTCACGAAACGTTACGCCGAGACGACCGCCGTCTCCGAGCTCTCGCTCTCGGTTCGCGAGGGAGAGTTTTTCACCCTGGTCGGCCCCTCCGGCTGCGGGAAGACGACGACGCTGCGGCTGATCGCCGGCTTCGAGGAGCCGACCGCCGGGACGGTTCGCTTCCACGGCGCAGACGTCACGAACGTCCCACCCGAGGACCGCGACGTCGGCGTCGTCTTCCAGAACTACGCGCTCTTTCCCCACATGACCGTCGGCGAGAACGTCGGCTACGGGCTCAACTTCTCGAGTCCGCCCGGCGGCGTCGACGACGACGAACGCGTCGCCGAGCTGCTCGAGCTCGTCGACCTCGCGGGACTCGAGGAGCGCCGCCCCGACCAGCTCTCGGGTGGCCAGCAACAGCGCGTGGCCATCGCCCGCGCGCTGGCGCCGGGGCCGGACGTGCTGTTGCTCGACGAGCCGATGAGCGCGCTCGACGCCCGGCTGCGAGAGCACCTGCGGGTGCAGGTGAAAACCATCCAGTCGGCACTCGACATCACGACCGTCTACATCACCCACGACCAGGAGGAGGCGCTGGCGGTCTCCGACCGCGTCGCGGTGATGAACCGGGGGCGGCCGGAGCAGGTCGGCTCGCCCCAGGAGATCTACCGCCGACCCGACAGCCGGTTCGTCGCCGAATTCGTCGGCGACAACAACGTCTTCGACGGGACCGTGACGGCGGTACGCGGGGACGTCGCGGTCGTCGACGTGGCGGGGACGCCGCTCGAGGTCGACTGCCCCGACGTCGACGTGAACGTCGGCGACCGGCTGACGTGCTGCGTTCGCCCGGAACACCTCACGGTCGGCCCCGCGACGAACCGCCTCGAGGCGACCGTCGAGAGCGCCGAGTTCCTCGGGGAGACGAGCCGAGTTCACCTCGCGTGGTGCGGACGGGAACTGTTGCTGCGGACGCTCGATCCGCTCGAGGGGCAGGTGACGGTCGGGTTCGAACCCGAGGACGCACACGTGATCGAACTCGAGTGAACGATGTTCACGATCGAGTGAACGATGTTCACGACGCCGAGACGGTCATCCGAACGCGACAACCGAACCAATTTTACAGTTCGCCACGGAGTCTGTGACGTGCCCCAGGCGAACCCGGTCGAGGAGTGGGAGGCCCGACTCGAGGAGGAAGGAGAGCTGACGCCGGGGATCGTCGCCCGGATCGCCGAGCTCCACGGCGACCGCGGGCTGCGCGCCATCGAGGCCGTCGCCGAGGGACGGGTGAAAGTCTACCGCGACTTCACGGTCGTCGTCGGCTACGACGACGAGTACATCGTCGAGGGCCGTGGCTGTACCTGCAAGGACAGCGAGTATAATCTCGACCCCGACGACCCGACCGACCTCTGCTGGCACGCCCTCGCCGTGGCGATCGGCCGCCGGGTCGGCCACGTCGACTACCACGACATGTGGTACTCAGACGTTCGCGAGTTCCTCTGAGCGAACCAATTCCGCAGAGACTCTTGGACTCGCGTGTCGCCGGTCCCGTTGCTGGCGGCCGGCGATAAATCGTCACACAGTTTCCATCAGAATACAGTCATAGGACGGTTCTCGGGGTGTTGATTTCGCCCGACCCTCCGGTGAATAGCGTGCTCAACCGAGTTGCGTACTGAACGCCAGAATCCTTATTGAGAATCGAGTTGAAGAGTTGAAATATGACTGAGAACGGTTCTGGGACGGGAACATTCGTTTCGTCCATCCATCGCTCAATTCTTGGCGCACTGCTCGCAATAGCTGGTCTCATCGGCCTCAGTTGGGCGCTTGGAGCCATTTATGGAGGAAGTCTCCTGCTCGGGGTTGCTGGGATCGCAGTTGTTGGGATCGCTGCCTGCTGGATCATCTACCTATTCGTTGAGGGACTCCAAGAGAGGTAATGGAACTGGTGTGTGCTACGTACGTTCCCTGTACGTACCGTCCACCTGATAGTTCTAGAAAGAGAACGTTCTCTCTCACCCGCTAGTCGATCGCGTGTTCCTCGAGGAAGCCCGCCAGCCGATCGTTCACGATCCGCGAGTGTTCGACGTACGCGAGGTGACCCGCCCCCTCGAGCGGTTCGAACGTCCCGCGGGGCAGCGAATCGGCGAGTTCCCGACCCGACTCGAGGGGGACGAGTTCGTCGGCCGTCCCGTGACAGACGAGCGTCGGCTGGGTGACCTCGTAGCCCCAGTCGGTCGCGTCGAAGCCCTCGAGGGCGCCGACCTGTGCCTCCCAGCCGTCTCGTGTGGCGTCGCCGTCGGCCCGCCAGTCGACGATTCCCTCGAGGACCTCGGGCTGTTCTGCGCGGAACTCGGCGGAGAAGGCGTGCTCGAGCGACTCGCGAAGCGCCTCGCGATCCTCGGGCGGGGCGAACAGGGGTTCGAGGTCGAACGCGGGTTCTCGAACGCCGGTGCCGAACAGCGTGAGCGTCTCGATCCGATTCGACGTCTGGGCGGCCTCGAGCGCGACGGCGCCGCCCAGGCCGGCGGCGACGACGTGGGCCGAGCGCGCGCCGTAGTCGGCGAGGACGGCCTCGAGGTCCGCGGCGAGCGTCGCCCGGCTGTAGGGCCCCGCCGGGGCGTCCGAGCGGCCGGTTCCACGGGGGTCGTAGACGATCGCCTCGTGGGGGCCGGCGAGGGCGGCGTGTTGCCAGCCCCAGGACCAGCCGCCGAGGCCGGCGTCGGCGACGAACGCGACGGGGTCGCCCTCGCCGACGGCCTCGTAGTACAGCGAGACGCCGCGGTTCGTTGCGGTGGGCATACTGGAGTCGAGGACGGCGGCGAAAACGACGGTTTCGGTTCGTGTCGCGTTACTGGCCGTTGAGCGTGATGTAGCGCACGCCGATGATCCGCTCGTCGGCCTCGAGGTCGGCTTTCGCGCTCTCGGGGACGTCGCTGTCGACGTTGTAGACGGTGAGCGCTTCGCCGCCGTGGGTTTCGCGGGCGTTGAACATGCCGGCGATGTTGACGTCGTGGTCGCCCATCACGGTGCCGATGAGGCCGATGACGCCGGGTTCGTCCGTGTTGCGCGTGATGACCATCTTGCCGTGGGGGATGGCGTCGACGCGGTAGCCGTCGATGCGGACGATTCGGGGGTCGTCGCCGGCGAAGAGCGTGCCGTCGACGGAGACGTCGTCGTCGGCTCCGCTGACGGTCACGGAGACGAGGCTCTGGAAGTCCTCGGCCTGGCGCGTCTTGGACTCGGTGACGTCGACGCCGCGGTCGTCGGCGATCTGTGGGGCGTTGACGGCGTTGACCTGCCACTCGAGGGGCTCGAAGACGCCCTTCAGCGCCGAGGCGGTGACGAACTCGAGGTCTTCGTCGGCGATCTCGCCCTCGTAGGAGATCTCGACGCTCTCGATGCGACCGTCGAGCAGCTGGGCGGCGACCTTGCCCGCGGTTTCGGCGATGTTGATGTAGGGCTCGAGCCGGGGGAAGGCGGTCTCGTCGATCGAGGGGGCGTTGAGGGCGTTGGCGACGGGTTCCTCGGCGAGTGCGGCGACGACCTGCTCGGCCGTCGAGACGGCGACGTTCTCCTGGGCGGCCTCCGTCGACGCCCCCAGGTGGGGCGTGAGGATCGCGTCCTCGACCTCGAGCAGCGGCGAGTCTTCGGGGAGCGGTTCCTCGGCGAAGACGTCCAGTGCCGCGCCGGCGACGGTGCCGTCCTCGAGTTTCGCCGCGAGGGCGTCCTCGTCGACGATGCCGCCGCGGCCGACGTTGACGAGGTAGCCACCCTCGAGCGCGTCGAGTTCGGCCGCGCCGATCATGCCCTCGGTTTCGGGGGTCAGCGGCGTGTGGATCGTGAGGAAGTCGGCGCGGGAGAGACAGTCCTCGAGGTCGGCGAGTTCGGCGCCAAGACGGTCGGCGCGTTCCTGGCTGATGTAGGGGTCGAACGCGACCAGTTCCATGCCCAGCGAGTCGAGCTTCTTCGCGACCTCCTGGCCGACCCGGCCGAGGCCGACGATACCGAGAGTCTTGCCGTCGAGTTCGGCCCCGAGGAAGTCACCTTTGGCCCACTCGCCGGCCTTGAGGCGGACGTGTGCCTGCGGGATCGAGCGGGCGGCCGCGAACGTCATCGCGACGGTGTGTTCGGCCGCCGCCCGGACGTTGCCTTCCGGCGCGTTGGCGACGATAACCCCCTGGTCGGTAGCGGCGTCGATGTCGATGTTGTCGACGCCGATGCCAGCGCGACCGACGATGACGAGTTCCTCGGCGGCCTCGAGCACCTCCGCGGTAACCTCCGTCCCCGAGCGAACGATCAGCGCGTTCGCGTCGGCGATTGCCTCGAGGAGCGCGTCGCCCTCGAGGTCGTAGCCCGTTTCCACCTCGTAACCGGCGTCTCGAAGTACGTCAAGACCCGCGTCTGCGATGGGGTCTGTGACCAGCACCTTCATGGGCGAGAGACTGGCGTCGAGACGGTAAACCCTTCCGTTGTCCACAGATCTTATCGGTTCGACCAAAACGCTCATGACACTGTATGGCAGAGTTTTACGTTACTGTAACGCCCTCTCATGCGAAACGACAGTTCGGCTCGAATCAGACGGCAGCACGCGCCACCGGAGCCGTTCACGCGTACCGCGAACGTGGTCGACGACGCGGTGGACGAGCGTTTCGATCGGTCCTGGCCGACGTGCTGGGGGGAGGCCGCGGCGTTGCTCGAGTGGATAGAGCCGTACGACGACGTCCTCGGCGACGCGGATGCGCCGTTTTCCCGGTGGTTCGTCGGTGGGGAGTTGAACGCCGCGGCGAACTGCGTCGACCGTCACGTCGAGAACGGACGGAAAAACCAGGTGGCGCTGCGGTGGATCGGCAAGCGAGGAGAGCAGCGAACGTACACCTACCTCGACCTCGAGCGGGAAGTGTCTGCGCTGGCGGCGGGACTCTCCGAGCTCGGCGTGGGCGAGGACGACGTCGTGACGATCTACCTGCCGTCGCTACCCGAGTTGCCGATCTCGATGCTCGCGTGTGCGCGCATCGGTGCGCTGCACAACGTCGTCTTCTCGGGGTTCGCCCCCGACGCGCTCGTGAGACGGATGGCGGCGACCGACTCGAGTGCGCTGATCACCTGTGACGGCTTCTACCACCGGGAGACGGCGATCAACCAGAAGCGAAAGGCCGACACCGCCCTCCACGCGCTCGACGCGTCGATCCCGACCGTGGTCGTCGACCGGCTGGGCGACGACCACGAGCCGGCGCTCGACGAGAACCAGGTCGTCTACAGCGACTTGCTCGCTGAGTACGAGAGGACGACCGTCCCGCCGGTTCCCCGCGCGGCCGACGATCCGCTGTTCGTCATCCACACGTCCGGCACGACGGGCGAGCCGAAGAAACTCACCCACGTCACCGGCGGCTACCTCGCGGGAGCGGCCTGGACGGCCCACGCCGTCCTCGACCTCGAGCCCGGAAACACGATCCTGTGTACTGCCGACGCCGGCTGGATCACCGGCCACACCTACATCGACTACGGGCCGCTGGCGCTGGGCGCGACGGTGCTGCTGTTCGAGGGGACGTTTCGCTACCCGGATCGCCACCGGCCGTGGGAGCTGATCGAACGCCACGCCGTCGACGTCTTCTACACCAGCCCCGGCCTGATCCGGACGTTCATGAAGTGGGGGCCGGAGTACCCGGCCGCCCACGACCTCTCCTCGTTACGCCTGCTGGCGACCGTCGGCGAGCCGATCGGTCCGGACACCTGGGAGTGGTTCTACACCCACGTCGGCCGCGAGCGCTGCCCAGTCGTCGACACCTGGTGGCAGACCGAAACCGGCGCCATCACGATCACGACCCTGCCCGGCGTCCGTGAGATGAAGCCGGGCTCGGTCGGGCCACCGCTGCCGGGGATGGACGTCGCCGTCGTCGACGAGGACGGCGATCCCGTCGCCACCGGGGAAACCGGCTACCTGACGCTCACCCGGCCCTGGCCGTCGATGGCCCATCCCGACGAGGCCGACCGGGAGGCGTTCCTCAAGGAGTACTACGAGCGGTTCTCCGACCCCGAGGCCGACGAGTGGCACTACTTCACCGGCGACCGGGCGCGGATGGACGACGACGGCTACGTCACGATCGTCGGCCGGGTCGACGACGTCCTCACCGACGGCAGCTACCGCCTCGGTCGGGCGGAACTCGAGTCGGCCGTCATGGCCGTCGACGGCGTTACCGAAGCTGCGGTCGTCGGCGGCACCGACGGGATGGGTGACCTCTCGGTGTTCGCCACCGTCGAACAGGGGCGGGACGACCACGAGGCGCTCCGGGAGGCGATCGACGACGCGATCGCCACGCGGATCGGGTCGTTCGTTCGACCGACTGACGTCGTCTTCACCCCGGAACTCCCCGAGACCCACTCCGGGAAGACGATGTACCGCGTGCTCGAGCACGTCGTCGGCGAGAAATCCCTCGAGAAGACCGACGTGCTGCGAAATCCCGAGATCGTTGGCGAACTCTCGGCGATCCGTGACACTGAATGACAGTTCTAATTATCCGCATCTAGCTCCCCCGATATCTTACTTTCAAAAATATACGCCGAATCGTTTGCAGTATCGAAGGCAGAACTCGCTTGAATGGGGAGTCCCTAGAAGTACTCGATGACGACCAGACGGGCGCACGTCGAGATTACGGGCATGTCGTGTGCGACTTGCTCGGGAGCCGTCGAGGACGCCCTCGAGGGGCTCGAAGGCGTGGAGTCGGCGAGTGCCAACTTCGCGACCGACGAGGGGACGGTCGAGTACGATCCCGAGGAGACCTCGCTGTCTGAGATTTACGACGCCATCGAGGCCGCGGGTTACGAGGCCGCCTCGGAATCCCGGACGATTACGGTTCTCGGAATGTCGTGTGCGACCTGCTCCGGTGCGGTAGCCGACGCGCTCGAGGACGTCCCGGGCGTGGTTCGCGCGGACGTGAACTTCGCGTCGGACGAGGCCCAGGTCACGTATAATCCGGTCGACGTCTCGCGCCGGGACCTGTACGACGCGATCGAAGAATCGGGGTACGAACCCGTCCGCGAGGACGACGGGAACGGAGACGAGGGCGGCCGCGAGCGAGCGATCGAGGGCGAACTCCGCCGCCACCGTCGGCTCGTGATCGGCGGCGGGCTGCTCACGCTACCGTTCGTGCCGATGATGATCGACATGGTGCTCGAGGCCCTCGGGATGGCGTCGCCGATCCCGATGGCGATCGCCCACCCGCCGGGCTGGCTCGAGTTCGTCCTCGCGACGCTCCTGATGGCCACGCTCGGAAAGGAGTTCATCGTCGGTGCGTGGCGGGCGTTCTCCCACGACCGGCGGGCGAACATGGACACGCTGGTCGCGATGGGGACCTCGGCGGGCTACGTCTACAGTACGGCGGTCCTCGGCGGCCTGATCGTCAGCGAGGGCTTTTACTTCGAGGCCGTCGCGTTCATCCTCTGGTTTATCACCCTCGGCAACTGGCTCGAGGTCCGCTCGAAGGCCCGCGCCGGTAACGCCCTTCGCGAACTCCTGCAGATGGAGGCCGACGAGGCGACCGTCGTGGTCGACGGGGAAGAGCAACAGGTGGCGCTCGAGGACGTCCAGGTCGGCGACGTGCTCAAGGTGCGTCCGGGCGAGAAGATCCCGACCGACGGGGTCGTGCTCGAGGGCCAGAGCGCCGTCGACGA
This portion of the Natronobeatus ordinarius genome encodes:
- a CDS encoding ABC transporter ATP-binding protein — its product is MTVESERADAPVALELEGVTKRYAETTAVSELSLSVREGEFFTLVGPSGCGKTTTLRLIAGFEEPTAGTVRFHGADVTNVPPEDRDVGVVFQNYALFPHMTVGENVGYGLNFSSPPGGVDDDERVAELLELVDLAGLEERRPDQLSGGQQQRVAIARALAPGPDVLLLDEPMSALDARLREHLRVQVKTIQSALDITTVYITHDQEEALAVSDRVAVMNRGRPEQVGSPQEIYRRPDSRFVAEFVGDNNVFDGTVTAVRGDVAVVDVAGTPLEVDCPDVDVNVGDRLTCCVRPEHLTVGPATNRLEATVESAEFLGETSRVHLAWCGRELLLRTLDPLEGQVTVGFEPEDAHVIELE
- a CDS encoding alpha/beta fold hydrolase; this encodes MPTATNRGVSLYYEAVGEGDPVAFVADAGLGGWSWGWQHAALAGPHEAIVYDPRGTGRSDAPAGPYSRATLAADLEAVLADYGARSAHVVAAGLGGAVALEAAQTSNRIETLTLFGTGVREPAFDLEPLFAPPEDREALRESLEHAFSAEFRAEQPEVLEGIVDWRADGDATRDGWEAQVGALEGFDATDWGYEVTQPTLVCHGTADELVPLESGRELADSLPRGTFEPLEGAGHLAYVEHSRIVNDRLAGFLEEHAID
- the serA gene encoding phosphoglycerate dehydrogenase → MKVLVTDPIADAGLDVLRDAGYEVETGYDLEGDALLEAIADANALIVRSGTEVTAEVLEAAEELVIVGRAGIGVDNIDIDAATDQGVIVANAPEGNVRAAAEHTVAMTFAAARSIPQAHVRLKAGEWAKGDFLGAELDGKTLGIVGLGRVGQEVAKKLDSLGMELVAFDPYISQERADRLGAELADLEDCLSRADFLTIHTPLTPETEGMIGAAELDALEGGYLVNVGRGGIVDEDALAAKLEDGTVAGAALDVFAEEPLPEDSPLLEVEDAILTPHLGASTEAAQENVAVSTAEQVVAALAEEPVANALNAPSIDETAFPRLEPYINIAETAGKVAAQLLDGRIESVEISYEGEIADEDLEFVTASALKGVFEPLEWQVNAVNAPQIADDRGVDVTESKTRQAEDFQSLVSVTVSGADDDVSVDGTLFAGDDPRIVRIDGYRVDAIPHGKMVITRNTDEPGVIGLIGTVMGDHDVNIAGMFNARETHGGEALTVYNVDSDVPESAKADLEADERIIGVRYITLNGQ
- a CDS encoding acetate--CoA ligase — encoded protein: MRNDSSARIRRQHAPPEPFTRTANVVDDAVDERFDRSWPTCWGEAAALLEWIEPYDDVLGDADAPFSRWFVGGELNAAANCVDRHVENGRKNQVALRWIGKRGEQRTYTYLDLEREVSALAAGLSELGVGEDDVVTIYLPSLPELPISMLACARIGALHNVVFSGFAPDALVRRMAATDSSALITCDGFYHRETAINQKRKADTALHALDASIPTVVVDRLGDDHEPALDENQVVYSDLLAEYERTTVPPVPRAADDPLFVIHTSGTTGEPKKLTHVTGGYLAGAAWTAHAVLDLEPGNTILCTADAGWITGHTYIDYGPLALGATVLLFEGTFRYPDRHRPWELIERHAVDVFYTSPGLIRTFMKWGPEYPAAHDLSSLRLLATVGEPIGPDTWEWFYTHVGRERCPVVDTWWQTETGAITITTLPGVREMKPGSVGPPLPGMDVAVVDEDGDPVATGETGYLTLTRPWPSMAHPDEADREAFLKEYYERFSDPEADEWHYFTGDRARMDDDGYVTIVGRVDDVLTDGSYRLGRAELESAVMAVDGVTEAAVVGGTDGMGDLSVFATVEQGRDDHEALREAIDDAIATRIGSFVRPTDVVFTPELPETHSGKTMYRVLEHVVGEKSLEKTDVLRNPEIVGELSAIRDTE